gagtccagaaataagctCTTACACtaatggtcaaatgattttcaacgcAGGTATTAAGACAACTCAACTGggataaaaatatgtgaaaagaatgaggtggatggagtgcctgggtggctcagccagttgagcaactgacttcggctcaggtcataatctcacggtttgtgagttcgagccccacgttgggctctgtgctgacagctcagagcctggaacctgcttcggattctgtgtctccctctctctctgcccctccccgactcatgctctgtctctgtctcagaaataatcattaaaaaaaaaaattttttttttaaaaaagaacgaGGTGGAATCACTATCTCATACCGTACACAAAATTAACTCATAAagcctaaatgtaaaataaaaattataaaactcttaaaagaaacatGATCTTGAACTAGTCAATTATTTCTTACTTATGACACCAACAGCACAACcaacaagggaaaaaataaattggacttcatcaaaactcaCAACTTTTTTTGTCTCAAAGGATACTATAGAGAAATTAAGACAATCTACAGATTTCTGAAAATACttacatattaaacattttataacgGCTtactatccagaatatataactCAACTATAGAATGAAacataattcaattaaaattaggcaaaggatttgaatagacgtttctccaaacaagatacacaaatggccaataaacacatgcaaagatgctcaacttcattaGCCATCATGGAAATgtatatcaaaaccacaatgaatgcCTTAATGAGTAAGGAAAACAATGATTCAAGGTGACACCCAAATTCTGACTGCTAATGTGAGAAAAATTTTTGAATGGGTAAAGTTTGCCCCTAAGGTGACTTGTCTACTTTGCAAGATGCCTTGGAATCACCATCTGCCCGTGCCCCGCTTAACACTGAAAGAGCAGAGTGGTATGAAGATAAGACTGGAGAAATGCTGGTTTCCCATAAAAAACTGGATTGGCCtccaaggaaaaaacaaaaacaaaacaaccacgaTGAGACACCACTTCCCATCCATTACAATGGCTATACTCAGAAAGATGGATAATAACAACCACTGACAAGCATGGAGGGAAAGGTCTGTACACTGGTGATGGAATATAAATGATACAGCTGCTTTGCAAAtggtctggcagttcctcaaaaagttaaatacagaattactgtatgacccagcaattcaacTCCTGGAATAGTATAtacccaaaattaaaaacaacacgaTATAAATGTTTGTACATAATTATTCCTcatagtcaaaaagtggaaacaacccaaatgtcaccaactgatgaacaaaatgtggtatatccctAAAACTGAattactattcagccataaaaaggaatgaagtactctTAAATACtaaaacatggataaaccttgaaaacatgttaaatgaaggaagccaaacacaaaagaccacgtattttatgattccatttatacaaaacatCTAGaatagtcagattcatagagatggaaagtagattaatggttgccaggggaagAGGGTAAGGAGACCTGGGGAGAGAATGCTAAAAGATGTagatttatgtttctttcttattttgataaTCTATTCCTTTTAGTCTTATATTCAACTCCTTGACATCCCAATTTGTCAGATCTGCTCAACCTTATCTGGCTAACTGAATCTGAAAGCTAGAACTTCTAGGCTAGTctgaaaaagaatatgaaaaagagaatttaaaaagcactgaaaaaaaGTACTTCTTTTCTAAGTCTAGAAACACGAACTGTTCTATCACCAATTACTGATGTTTACTGTGAACAAATGCATTACCTTCACTTTTACAGGATCAAACACTAGCTAGCTCTTAGTATACTGCtattatataaaatgtctctctctttcttttagttGAGTGGTCAGAAATAGAAGAGCAATCAAAATACATTGCTACTATCATTCTGGATCCAGTTCTAGACCtctcaaatagaaaataatttctcactTCCCTACACTCGAAGGCATCCTTTTGCATACTGAAAATAAACATAAGCATGTTTGAAAAACGTATTACAATGAATAAAGGAAAGTAAATGCTATTACAAATTCCTACCATCTTTCTCTTTTATACTCATTTCATATTCGACATGATTCTTTTATTGTGCCATCAACCCCTTTACTCCTTTGCAGTTGCCTGAAATCTAGCAAAGCActatgtatttattcaaatgGTTGCTCAAATCCATCATCTTCAaaggagttttaatttttttaatgtttatttatttttgagagaaagagagagtgagcagagaaggggcagagagagagggagatatagaatctgaagtaggatccaggctctgagctagcagcacagagcctgacacagggctcaaactcacagtccatgagatcgaacccgacgcagggctcaaacccacagaccgtgagatcatgacctgagtcaaagttggatgcttaactgactgagccacccaggtgccccaaaagagttttaaagaaataagttaCAGCACAGAGGcataattattttccttaaagatATCTTACAGTAAACAGCATGTTTATGAGCAGCAGCTTCTTGTAACAATCAACTTGCCTTTGTAAGGCTCCAAAGACAACTGATGGAAAAGGAAAGGTGATTGGGAACTTTGAACCTTCTGGTTTAAAAGAACTCAATGACAACATATTTTTGGTAACATAAATGTACCTTTTACTAGCAATTTTACTTCAAAATAGTtctgggtggggaaggaaagagtaCTGTTGCTAGGTAACACAATTTAAGGATTTCCTTGTgtttaactgaaataaaataccaacaatgaatttcctttcattcattcaaatctTGTTTCCCCaaaatgtaacttttaaataattttctaatttatccCTTTTTAGTAGTTTAGAGACtgaaaatacagaatctaaaCCATTATCATTTGGCCATTTGCAACCCGGATGGAGCTCAAAAGTagaatgttaagcaaaataagtcagtcagaaaaagtcaaataccattatgatttcattcatatgtggaatttaagaaacaaatgaacaaagaacataaaagacaaaccaagaaacagactcttcactacagagaacaaacttatggttatcAGAGGAGAGGTAGGTGGGTAGATGGGTTAAACAagtgatggggatcaaggaatGCACatctcatgatgagcactggtaGCACTGGTGTTGTATAAAATTGGTGAAtgactatattgtatacctgaaactaacatgacactgtatcttaactaattaaaattaaagtaaaaacttaaaaaaagatcattCAGGGTTTTGTATTCTATTTCTCAAGAACAAATTCTTACTGAGTTTGAATAGGTcataatatctttaattttatcacttttaacattccaatcaaaattcaaataatgttttaaattcttcCCATAAATTTTGTGCTTCAAATCCATTTTTTCATGTAATCTTCCAATAATACATGaagtgttattattttaattttataagatatGTAAAGTATCTACAAAAATAGTAGGTGAATAATATAGGTGAGATCAGAACCTGGATATTCTGACTTTCTCCACTATATCCCCCTACTTACTAGCTTTTTAATACTCAAGTTTCTAGGGATTAATTACTGTCTCTCACACTAGTCTGTTACAAGAATTAAGTCAGGTAACACATGTGAAATGCTTTGTCCAAGGCCTGCCACATATAAGTGGTCAAAAATACGAGTTATCATTACCAATATGACAGCTACTTCTATAAAAATGTTCACTCCTTAAAAAACTTCTCAAAGATAGTGAAGTGACAGAAACATATCTGAAATATACTTTGTGTTTATGTGAAAAAgtcaacttatttatttagtaatcatTAGAATCCTAACGCTTCCTGAGACTCCTAACACTCAACTGTAGTATTATACCTAAAATCCAAAATTAATCTCCAAataatgaacatttaggttgGTTCAAATTTTTCACTAAACACTGCAGTGGATCCTACACATGTAACCACTTCTTAGAAttctaagaaatgaaaatgctggCTTCAATGTACATGCATGTGtcattccatttccatttccctcttctttcctttcatttcacgTAGGCtgtgcacccaacatggggcttaaactcacaaccccaagatcaagagttgcatgttctactggctgagccagccaggagccccatatATGtacgtttttaaaattttgatgctTAACAGTCAAAATGCCATCTAATTTATATTCCACCGGCAATATTATGagggtcttttttaaaaaaaaaaattttttttaatgtttatttatttttagagagtgcaTGTGTAGCAGCAAGGTGGGGgcacagagatagggagagagagaatcccaagcaggctctgcactgtcagctcagagcccaactcagggctcatctcaccaaccatgagattttgacctgagccaaaatcaagagtcagatgctcaaccaacgcaCCACCCCTAAACAGaagtttatttagaaaacaaaactcaaggtgcctgggtggctcagttgactaagtgtctgacttcagctcaggtcatgatcacggtttgtgaattcaagccctgctttgggctctgtgctgatggctcagagcctggagcctgcttcaattctgtttccctctctctgctcctccccactcacactctgcttctctctttctctcaaaaatgaacacaagaaagaaagaaagaaagaaagaaagaaagaaagaaagaaagaaagaaagaaaaagaaagaaagaaagaaagaaagaaagaaagaaagaaagaaagaaagaaagaaagaaagaaaagcaaagcttgaCTTGAAGGGAAAACTATCTAGGATTCATTTAGAGTAATTTATCCCTATGTAAAGACAGATTGCCCTATATGTAACAGCTTCATatagttataaaagaaaaacatgagaatTCGCCATTACAATAAAGTATGCAAGGATttttatgttgttctttttttattaaacattgaGAGAAAAATAACTTACTGGAATATAAAGATAAGAGCTGAATGAACATACCACTAATGGAGAAAGGAGGTATTTTCACAGAACCAGCATTTTTCCCCATCCCATCTTCATTTGATGTCAATCAAAACATACCATTggccatttaatttaaaaaatacaatatactcatgcacatacacatacaaaatgaaagaacagagaaaactaTACTGTGGTAGTCAGGATGTGGTAGAACCAAATTGCGGTTTCCTGAAAATGTCGTGGTCTGGAGGAACAGAGTTCTGGAGTAAGGTAGCCAGttctcttttcaacttttttttttggggggggggggacagagagagacagagcatgaacgggggaggggcagagagagagggagacacagaatcagaaacaggctccaggctccgagccatcagcccagagcctgatgcggggctcgaactcacagaccgcgagatcgtgacctggctgaagtcggacgcttaaccgactgcgccacccaggcgccccgccagttCTCTTTTTAGTAGATGCCTGCTGTCTGCTGCTGGAACACATCAATTGTATCTTCATCCTCCATTTCCAACTGTGCAGGCTTGTCTGCTTCATTGACTGGCTGCCCATCAAATCAGAATCTAATCTGCCTTATTGACAAACCCTGCCATTCACAATAGGCTTTCATGCGTTTACTAAGTGGTTTATGTCTCTTAATCTTAAACTGCATCATAGAACCATCCTGCCCTGTCACCTTCAAATTAATATGATAGTTGTCCTCAGTCTTTACTCCTTCCTTGGGCTTTTCATCAGCCACAGTAAACACCAGAGTCTCCTTCGCTGCTGCTTCACAAGAGAGACAACTGGTACCTCAGGGAACCAGCACACAAGCATCACCAGGAGAAGAGCAGCAGAAGGACGAGGCAGCAGTGGAGGAGGGAGCAGGCATGCCAAGAAGGTCTGTTTGTAACATATCTCGATAACACACAATCACAatcttttccaaatttcataaacattttacaGTCCATAAATTAAGAAATTAGCTCTCTTAAACATGTTGCAAGTGTTTTCATAGTTTGATGTTTATCTTTTAACTCTGTTAATGAAAGGTTTTActgttagaaatacaaaatgttttaaacaggTAAATTTATTAATCATTTCTGTGACAATTTTTAATTCCGGTGTAAGTTTTGAAAGTGGGCTTTCCTATCCCAATATAAAATAGGTTTCCTTACTACTTTCCATTTTATGAAGAATTCcaactatttttaattaattctgtTATAAAGTAGTGATCTACTTATCACTTTTTATGCAGATGAGCATTCTTTCTTCTTGATCTTTATCTAAACCACCATTTAATGAAGTGGTCACATGAGATCCTTCTATAACAGAAGTCCTCCTTTTAAAacttaacctcttttttttaatgtaactgttcttaattataaaaaagaTATGCAAGTCTTTATAAAGAGGCTAAATAAATGGAGTCTCCTTGTAATAGGAAGAATTGATACCCTAACCAATGTTAACCTCTTCTAAattaaacctacagattcaagtcCATTCAATAAAAAAAGTCCTACCAAACATTATTTAGGGATTTAACAAACGGATTCCCAAATTCATAAGGAAGAGCAAAAGGTCAAGACACTAAGAAATCTGTATTTGTCTCCTATGGCTGCGATGACGGATTAGGGCCACAAACTTGATGTTCTGCGTTACATTCACTCATCTTCTCTCTGGTATCTACAGATCAGTGTATTCTATTAAATGGGGGTGGTTATTGTTGGTCTATCAGATAGAAGTTTTCTAAAAATTAGATGTTATATAAGAGTCATGAAGATTTCTTTCAATAATGAGGGAAGATTATCTGGTAACTTCTTCCATAATGCCATAAACATTTTTCAGTTAAagtgctgttttttgtttttattttttacattatacaGACTTTAGGTTCTGAACCAATTTCTCTGCACAGGTACTAAAGACAACCcaaggtcttttttctttctttctttttttgcaggttgtcatttgtgtgtgtgtgtgttttttaatttacttatttaaaatcaagttagttagcatacagtgtaatattgtcttcaggagtagaatccagtgattcatcacttacaaataacacccagtgctcatcccaacaagtgccttcctcaatgccccttacccatttagcccatcccccttctacttcccctccagcaaccctgagtttgttctctgtgtttaagagtctcttatggtttgcttacctttttttctgctttttccttcccttctcctatgttcatctgtcttgtttcttaaattccacatgagtgaaatcatatatttgcctttccctgacaTTTCGCTTAGCAGAATACATTCTACTTCCACctaccttgttgcaaatggcaagatttcattctttttggtcaccaAGTAGtactcctttgtatatatatgtatataaacacatatacaacatctttatccattcatcagtcaatggacattctggctctttccacaatttggctattgttgacaatgctgctataaacataggggtgcatgtgccccttcaaatcagcatttttgtgtccttcagataaatacctagtaggacaattgctgggtcataaggtagctgtttttaattttttgaggaatttccatactgttctccagagtagctgccaccagtttgcattcccaccaatagtgcaaaaaggttcccctttgtccacatcctcaccaacatctgttgtttcctgagttgttaattttagccattctgtcaggtgtgaggtagtatctcattgtggttttgatttgtatttctatgatgatctgatgagcatcttttcatgtgtctgttagccacctggatgtcttctttggaaaagtgtctgttcacatctcctgcccatttattcactggattgtttgttcttTGGGTATTGAATTTGGTACATTCTtcttagattttggatactaaccttttatctgatatgttatttgcaaatagcttctaCAATTCAGTtagtgccttttagttttatggattgtttccttggctatacagaagctttgtatcttgatgaagtcccaatagctcattttcgtttttatttcccttgcctctggatacacgtctagtaagaagttgccacagctgtggtcaaagaggttattgcctgttttttcctctaggattttgatggtttcctgtcttacatttaggtctttcatccatttgaattaattctgtgtatggtgtaaaaaagtggtccaggttcattcttctgcatgtcactgtccagcaTCATTTggtgaagggactgtcttttttccatggaTACTcattcctactttgttgaagatcagttagccatacatttgtgggtccatttctgggttctctattctgttccattgatctgtgtgtctgtttttgtgccagtaccataaactgtcttgatgattacagccttgtaatacaggttgaagtctggaactgtgatgtctccagcttcggtttgtttgtttgtttgtttgtttgtttgtttttcaacattactttggctattcaaggtcttttctggttccaataaattttaggattatttgttctagttcttgaagaatgctagtgtattttgatagggattacattgaatgtgtagactggtttgggtagtatacacattttttttaatgtttatttttgagagagagagcatgaacaagggaggggcagagagagagggagacaaagaatctgaagcaggctccaggctctgagctgtcagcacaaagcccaacatggggctcgaacccatgaaccgcgagatcatgacccaacccgaaatcagacacttaaccaacggagccatccaggcaccatgGGTAGTatagacgttttaacaatatctgttcttccaatccgtgagcatggaacatttttacatttctttgtgccttcttcaatttctttcataagctttctataattttcagcttacagatcttttacctctttggttagttttatgcctaggtatcttatggtgtTTGGTGCAAATGTaagtgggatcgattccttgatttcccttctgcttcattattggtgtatagaaatgcaaccaatttatgaatgttgattttacatcctgAGACTTTCTTGAATTCACataccagttctagcagtttttaggtggagtctttcaggttttccatgtagagtatcacatcatctgcaaagagtgaaagtttgacttctcccTTGCCAATTTGTacgtcttttatttctctttgacgtctgattgctgaggctaggacttccagtactatgttgaacagtgGTAAGAGTGAACATCTCTTTCATGTTCCcgaccttagggggaaaggtctcaatttttccccatcaatggggaaaaaccaaaGTCTCTTTCTAATCAGGACAttgacttaaaatgttttttctaccACCATCAATTGAAAGAAAATTGTTCACAAAAAAGCAACTTTGTTCTCATACCTAACATATTCATTCTTGAACTACataatgtttactgagcacctgttatatgccaggcattatACTATATCCAGAGacatgaagatgaaaagacatACCTCTGCCCTCAGGAAGGTTAAGATATAGTCATACAAACGAATACActgtaataaaataaccaaattacTAGAAGTAAATAGCACAGTGTAGGAAAAGTTCCTATGCCCATCTGATGGGGACGTCTTCACCAAAGCTATGAGCCTTAAAGGAAGAGCAGAAGCCTTCAGGTGTTAAGAGTGATTGGTGGGAAGATATAATACAACAAATATCATTAACAAAGGTACAGGTATCACAGAAAGTGATTTCTCATTCAATACTGCTGAAATGTAAAGTAACAGAGAGGGATAACaagaattaaagaaga
This window of the Prionailurus viverrinus isolate Anna chromosome B3, UM_Priviv_1.0, whole genome shotgun sequence genome carries:
- the LOC125167463 gene encoding small ubiquitin-related modifier 2-like — encoded protein: MLQTDLLGMPAPSSTAASSFCCSSPAAAKETLVFTVADEKPKEGVKTEDNYHINLKVTGQDGSMMQFKIKRHKPLSKRMKAYCEWQDKPAQLEMEDEDTIDVFQQQTAGIY